One window of Dyadobacter sandarakinus genomic DNA carries:
- a CDS encoding tetratricopeptide repeat protein has product MVLKQSASAVGMLLCVGASSVLAQNTLSITEPEAHFRNGLEYYEKSNFVAARQEFGEYLNTQDKLLNTADYNKVTAEYYVAVTGLYLNYPEAEVQVDRFVKNHAEHPKAQQIYGDLGRYYYEAGAYDKAITYLEKAVGTGGGAKKLESTYQLAMSYYNTQQPDAALPLFNQVKNEAGFQNAGDASFYAGVINYQKNNFREAYEDFKRIEDHPYYKNEAPNWIISSLYQLKDYDQLLAYGERILKQQRGNTKLDDVALYVAEVYYEKGDYAAAVQAYERYKRMKSGAIPPTVALHYGHAQFRINNYEGSIVTLKPIGPGKDSVSQYASYLLGISYLKTNNLSYALTSFDNAAKLDFNDVVKEEAAYNHAKVQLDNGSNNDAIKEFNNFMAQYPQSKHIEEATELVAEGYAGSSNNAGAIKYIEGLSRRNAKINGTYQKLTYNQGVLDFNAQRYDAAIVMFDKSLKNPIDEQLTFPAAFYKAESVYALNRIDEAAGQYSQISKNAKAGIYARKSLYALGYIYYNQKKYGQALTYFKEFTSNIEGMDAQMIEDAHARLADCYLAAKNYDEAIRTYEQVAAKGKVDKDYALFQKSRAFVYMGREDEARKQFNQLISQYPNSRYIDDAYFQIADIDFQKQSYSAAVKGFTRMINETPKSVMIPAALLRRAQSYYNLQVYEQAIVDFRKILTEYPDSPSASSALEGIQESYTAVGRPEEFTQVLGVVRKNNPGSEKLEEVEFDNVRNLYYAQKYENAVTSLQEFVQSYPSSKHQYDAQYFIASSYDKLGKVSEAIQGFGKVVRDNRSSFVAAAAQRSAELEIGRGNYNNAVTNFRVLLRNSESKKEQAQAWIGLMDTYYTLKSYDSTLYYAREVVNAGNIVPEGFGKAQLYLGKVPYEKGDLNKAAEEFRKIAATSKDEVGAEAAYWSATILYKNKKYKEAEAAIIDMGKSFEGYDYWRVRSFILLAEVYVGMNDMPQAKATLNSIIDNSDDKEAVELAKQKLVQIQK; this is encoded by the coding sequence ATGGTTCTTAAACAAAGCGCCTCCGCGGTCGGAATGCTTTTATGTGTAGGCGCATCTTCGGTTCTGGCTCAGAATACATTAAGTATTACAGAACCCGAGGCTCATTTCCGCAATGGCCTGGAATATTATGAAAAGTCGAATTTCGTGGCTGCAAGGCAGGAATTTGGTGAGTACCTGAATACCCAGGATAAATTACTTAATACTGCTGATTATAATAAAGTTACAGCTGAATATTATGTGGCAGTAACCGGACTTTACCTCAATTATCCTGAGGCAGAGGTGCAGGTAGACCGATTTGTTAAAAACCATGCGGAACATCCGAAAGCGCAGCAGATCTATGGCGATTTGGGCCGGTATTATTATGAGGCAGGAGCCTATGACAAGGCAATCACCTACCTGGAAAAAGCAGTAGGAACCGGGGGAGGGGCTAAAAAGCTGGAAAGTACTTACCAGCTGGCCATGTCATATTACAATACGCAGCAGCCTGACGCAGCCCTGCCTTTGTTTAACCAGGTTAAAAATGAAGCTGGATTTCAGAATGCAGGTGACGCATCTTTTTATGCAGGGGTTATTAATTACCAGAAAAATAATTTCCGGGAGGCTTATGAAGACTTCAAAAGAATAGAGGACCATCCTTATTACAAGAATGAAGCTCCGAACTGGATCATTTCATCCTTATACCAACTGAAAGATTATGATCAGTTGCTCGCTTATGGTGAACGCATATTAAAACAGCAGCGTGGTAATACCAAGCTCGACGATGTTGCTTTGTACGTGGCAGAGGTTTATTATGAGAAAGGAGATTACGCCGCCGCAGTCCAAGCGTACGAAAGATATAAGCGTATGAAGTCAGGTGCTATACCTCCCACGGTGGCACTTCATTACGGACATGCACAGTTCAGGATAAACAACTATGAGGGATCAATAGTGACGTTAAAGCCCATTGGTCCTGGTAAAGATTCTGTTTCGCAGTATGCATCATACCTGCTGGGAATCAGTTATTTGAAGACGAATAATTTAAGCTATGCTTTAACCTCCTTTGATAACGCCGCAAAGCTTGACTTTAACGATGTTGTGAAGGAAGAGGCTGCATATAACCATGCAAAAGTTCAGCTCGATAATGGTAGCAATAATGATGCCATTAAAGAATTCAACAACTTTATGGCGCAGTATCCACAGAGCAAGCACATAGAAGAAGCTACTGAGCTGGTTGCAGAAGGGTACGCCGGATCAAGCAATAATGCGGGTGCTATAAAGTACATTGAAGGACTTTCGCGCCGGAATGCAAAGATTAATGGAACCTACCAGAAACTTACGTACAACCAGGGGGTGTTAGATTTCAATGCCCAGCGATATGATGCGGCAATTGTGATGTTTGATAAATCGTTGAAAAACCCCATCGACGAGCAACTGACTTTCCCTGCCGCATTCTATAAAGCAGAGTCAGTATATGCATTGAACCGGATTGATGAGGCAGCCGGTCAGTATTCACAAATATCGAAAAATGCGAAGGCCGGAATTTATGCACGGAAAAGTCTTTACGCACTGGGGTACATTTACTACAATCAGAAAAAATACGGACAGGCGCTGACCTACTTCAAGGAATTCACATCCAACATCGAAGGCATGGATGCACAAATGATAGAGGATGCCCATGCACGTTTAGCTGACTGTTACCTGGCTGCTAAAAATTATGATGAAGCCATCCGTACTTACGAGCAGGTAGCTGCCAAAGGAAAGGTTGATAAAGATTACGCATTGTTCCAGAAGTCACGTGCTTTTGTTTACATGGGTCGGGAAGACGAAGCCCGTAAGCAGTTCAATCAACTGATCAGCCAATATCCCAATTCCAGATACATTGACGATGCGTATTTCCAAATTGCCGATATAGACTTTCAAAAGCAGAGTTACTCGGCCGCTGTAAAAGGCTTTACGCGAATGATCAATGAAACGCCCAAAAGCGTGATGATTCCCGCGGCCCTGCTTCGCCGTGCACAATCATATTATAACCTGCAGGTATATGAGCAGGCAATCGTCGATTTTCGTAAAATACTAACCGAGTATCCGGATTCACCATCAGCCAGCAGTGCGCTGGAAGGTATTCAGGAGAGCTACACTGCCGTGGGCCGGCCAGAGGAGTTTACCCAGGTACTTGGTGTGGTACGAAAAAACAATCCGGGCAGCGAAAAACTGGAGGAAGTTGAGTTCGACAACGTGAGGAACCTTTACTATGCCCAGAAATACGAGAACGCCGTGACTTCGCTTCAGGAATTTGTTCAATCATACCCAAGCAGCAAGCACCAGTATGATGCGCAATACTTTATCGCTTCCTCGTACGATAAGCTCGGAAAAGTAAGTGAGGCCATCCAGGGTTTTGGTAAAGTGGTCCGCGACAACCGGTCAAGTTTTGTAGCAGCAGCTGCCCAAAGATCTGCTGAGCTTGAAATCGGAAGAGGTAATTACAACAATGCTGTGACTAACTTCAGAGTGTTGCTAAGGAATTCAGAAAGTAAAAAAGAGCAGGCACAGGCGTGGATCGGGTTGATGGATACCTATTACACGCTTAAAAGTTATGACTCTACGCTGTATTATGCGCGTGAGGTGGTCAATGCGGGCAACATTGTTCCGGAAGGATTTGGAAAGGCGCAGCTTTACCTGGGTAAGGTTCCCTATGAAAAAGGCGATCTGAACAAAGCAGCGGAAGAGTTCAGAAAAATAGCAGCTACCTCCAAGGATGAAGTAGGTGCCGAGGCAGCCTACTGGTCAGCAACGATTTTGTATAAAAACAAAAAATACAAAGAAGCGGAAGCAGCGATCATCGATATGGGAAAATCATTTGAAGGATACGATTACTGGCGTGTAAGGTCCTTTATCCTGCTTGCTGAGGTATATGTGGGTATGAACGACATGCCGCAGGCCAAAGCCACGCTGAATTCCATTATCGACAACTCTGACGATAAAGAGGCCGTTGAACTTGCGAAACAAAAGTTGGTGCAGATCCAGAAGTAA
- a CDS encoding TonB-dependent receptor, protein MTNKSITRSSIFLLTLGFSSGFVYAQRGEIESQTYEIVKEKSIEFAPATRIFDKVQPVQNETGKKKVNYQIIDPQINIASPKLTPAVGVASDEKQRQEQPEVLNNYIKLGGGNYGRFLGEAFVGGRPSEDLAFTAQLKHLSAANGPVEGKNSANALTNIKLGGKYIRNTYKVDGALEYDRKNYYFYGYKPQPEAYIVNRDSIRQTVNQFGISLGFENTDPSVAVDYGVKTTLNSLNDRYNASEIDWGTKLTASVPISKTFYAMLEADAFVNQRVDRLTYNRNLFRVQPTFKYAEQMYTVTAGLNVVNETDNQLDINKTKAFPVVNVDVTPFTGLHIFAGINGDIVRNTLKSMLAENQWLGPNVLIANTEKTAEISGGVKGEIGSGFNYEGKVAYARYRNFYYFNNSLADTSKFSVLYDPGKTKVLTISAQAGYNYNDLFKTSLKANFFDYAVANLEEPWQRPDLTLNWFNALTISKKLFVTADFYMLRGIKAKNFQTGEAVKLPVITDLNFKIDYLLTSNFSAFVAMNNVFGKEYQRYMYYPQQGLNFIGGLSFSF, encoded by the coding sequence ATGACGAACAAAAGCATTACCCGCTCTTCCATATTTCTGCTTACGCTTGGTTTCTCATCCGGCTTTGTATACGCCCAACGCGGCGAAATCGAAAGCCAGACTTACGAGATCGTAAAAGAAAAAAGCATTGAATTTGCCCCTGCTACCCGCATTTTTGATAAAGTGCAGCCTGTACAGAATGAAACGGGCAAAAAGAAGGTGAACTACCAGATCATTGATCCGCAGATCAACATTGCTTCGCCCAAGCTCACACCGGCGGTTGGGGTTGCATCTGATGAAAAGCAGCGCCAGGAACAGCCTGAAGTGCTCAACAACTACATTAAGCTTGGAGGTGGTAACTACGGCCGCTTTCTGGGTGAAGCATTTGTAGGGGGACGTCCCTCGGAAGATCTTGCATTTACCGCGCAGCTCAAACACCTGTCAGCAGCAAACGGACCTGTCGAGGGCAAGAATTCTGCTAATGCATTGACGAACATCAAACTTGGCGGGAAGTATATCCGTAACACCTATAAGGTGGACGGGGCACTGGAATATGACCGTAAAAACTACTATTTCTACGGGTACAAACCGCAGCCCGAGGCTTACATTGTAAATCGGGACAGCATCCGGCAAACTGTAAATCAGTTTGGAATTTCACTGGGATTTGAAAATACCGACCCAAGTGTCGCTGTGGATTATGGAGTCAAAACAACGTTGAACTCGTTGAATGACCGTTACAATGCATCTGAGATCGACTGGGGAACTAAGTTGACTGCGTCTGTACCCATCAGTAAAACATTTTACGCGATGCTGGAAGCAGATGCATTTGTCAACCAGCGCGTAGACAGGCTGACTTACAACAGAAACCTGTTCAGGGTACAGCCCACGTTCAAGTATGCAGAACAGATGTATACAGTAACAGCCGGGCTGAATGTGGTCAACGAGACGGACAATCAGCTAGACATTAACAAGACCAAGGCTTTCCCGGTAGTGAATGTGGATGTGACACCATTTACAGGTTTGCATATTTTCGCAGGCATAAACGGAGATATTGTCCGGAATACATTGAAGAGTATGCTTGCTGAAAACCAGTGGCTTGGGCCGAATGTACTGATTGCAAATACAGAGAAAACTGCTGAGATCAGCGGAGGCGTCAAAGGTGAAATTGGTTCAGGGTTTAACTACGAGGGAAAAGTAGCTTATGCCCGCTACCGCAACTTCTACTATTTCAATAACTCGCTCGCAGACACTTCCAAGTTCTCGGTGTTGTACGATCCGGGAAAAACGAAGGTGCTGACCATTTCTGCCCAGGCAGGATACAACTATAATGATCTGTTTAAGACTTCATTGAAGGCTAATTTTTTTGATTATGCTGTCGCAAACCTGGAAGAACCCTGGCAGCGGCCTGATCTTACGTTAAACTGGTTTAACGCACTTACCATCAGCAAAAAGCTCTTTGTCACGGCGGATTTTTATATGCTGAGAGGTATAAAAGCTAAAAATTTCCAGACCGGAGAAGCTGTCAAACTGCCGGTGATCACCGATCTGAACTTCAAGATAGATTACCTGTTAACCAGCAACTTTTCAGCTTTTGTGGCCATGAATAACGTTTTTGGAAAGGAATATCAGCGGTACATGTACTACCCGCAGCAGGGCCTGAACTTTATTGGTGGATTATCTTTTTCTTTCTAA
- a CDS encoding HU domain-containing protein, with translation MIAVELVIRRLMGEYEFVIIPGFGALLSHQVPATFDTHSGIFSPPAKRLAFNEYLKLDDGLLANSISREQNLTHQEAVDCVKNYSDRLRSELEREGQAVIPGIGVFSRNVEGKPVFEPDLGKHFKDDWYGFEKFKATEIMRAEPVVHTPASEIQEVIEVVESEEAAPRSIRWTSWAAAAVLSGLMIGLSYFLVNSPTGTIQSTLNPFKELFARKEVVKDEPEVVETEVEEEAVSIDSLSLIPDASVDAPVVSADSVAEVKNEPEVKVAQPTEIDYKSKKFLVVAGTFKGTRQAGILLEQLQSKGVTTATIIPQDQFSKKVKVAVNGFDNEKEAYQSAAGLKSVIGEVGWVYKRP, from the coding sequence ATGATCGCAGTTGAACTGGTTATCCGCAGACTAATGGGGGAATATGAATTCGTCATCATTCCTGGTTTCGGAGCATTGCTGTCACATCAGGTTCCTGCAACCTTTGATACCCACTCAGGAATATTCTCGCCGCCTGCAAAAAGACTTGCATTCAACGAATACCTGAAGCTGGACGACGGGTTGTTGGCCAACAGTATTTCCCGGGAGCAAAATCTGACCCACCAGGAAGCTGTCGATTGCGTCAAGAATTACTCGGACCGGCTGCGTAGTGAACTCGAAAGGGAGGGACAAGCAGTAATCCCCGGTATTGGCGTATTCAGCCGGAATGTGGAAGGCAAACCGGTTTTTGAGCCTGATTTGGGAAAGCACTTCAAGGATGATTGGTATGGCTTCGAGAAGTTCAAAGCTACCGAAATCATGCGTGCGGAGCCGGTGGTACATACGCCTGCATCCGAAATCCAGGAAGTAATTGAAGTAGTAGAGTCGGAAGAAGCAGCGCCAAGAAGCATTCGCTGGACGAGCTGGGCTGCTGCCGCGGTACTTTCCGGCCTGATGATCGGCCTGAGCTATTTTCTGGTTAATTCTCCTACCGGTACAATCCAGAGTACATTGAACCCTTTCAAGGAGCTGTTTGCCAGAAAAGAGGTTGTGAAGGATGAACCGGAAGTTGTGGAAACGGAGGTGGAGGAAGAGGCTGTCTCCATTGATTCATTGAGTCTTATTCCGGATGCTTCTGTTGACGCTCCGGTAGTCAGCGCGGATAGTGTTGCCGAAGTAAAGAACGAACCTGAAGTTAAAGTTGCCCAGCCAACTGAAATAGATTACAAGTCAAAGAAATTTCTTGTTGTAGCCGGAACTTTCAAAGGAACCCGGCAGGCAGGTATCTTGTTGGAACAGCTTCAATCCAAAGGTGTTACAACTGCTACCATTATCCCGCAGGACCAATTCAGCAAGAAGGTGAAGGTGGCCGTCAATGGATTTGACAATGAAAAAGAAGCATATCAATCAGCCGCTGGACTAAAATCGGTCATCGGTGAAGTAGGCTGGGTGTACAAAAGACCATAG
- a CDS encoding bifunctional folylpolyglutamate synthase/dihydrofolate synthase, whose translation MNYQETIEYLYQRLPVFQHIGARAFKPGLQTTRELCSLLGNPQEKYPTIHIGGTNGKGSTSHMLAAVLQQAGYKVGLYTSPHLKDFRERIRVNGTVVSKEFITAFIKGINADIERLSPSFFEVTVAMALRYFAEQEVDVAVIEVGMGGRLDSTNIIEPMLSVITNISMDHMQFLGDTPAKIATEKAGIIKKNTPVIVSERQTDDITQVFESTAESNEAPIAFGSDQFRVENMGLKEGLMHLSVTDQEGTQSLPDLRLDLTGAYQLKNIKGVLSAIRILREKGWNLTNEAIAQALSQTAKLTGLKGRWQKLQENPAVYCDTAHNEAGLAITLNQFSTIACRTRRFVIGFVGDKDVRSVLPLFPKDAAYYFCQPSNLRALDVRTLQQLAADCGLRGTVYPNVNLALSAALDDAATDDAIYVGGSTFVVADIEEL comes from the coding sequence ATGAACTACCAGGAGACGATCGAGTACCTTTATCAAAGATTACCTGTCTTTCAGCATATAGGGGCCCGGGCATTCAAGCCGGGCCTTCAGACTACCAGGGAATTGTGCAGCTTGCTGGGCAATCCTCAGGAGAAATATCCCACAATCCACATTGGTGGCACCAATGGAAAAGGAAGCACTTCTCATATGCTTGCGGCGGTATTGCAGCAGGCGGGATACAAGGTCGGCCTTTACACTTCGCCTCATTTAAAAGATTTTCGGGAACGTATAAGGGTCAACGGTACGGTCGTAAGCAAGGAATTCATTACAGCATTTATCAAGGGAATCAATGCTGATATTGAGAGGCTAAGCCCTTCTTTCTTTGAAGTTACGGTAGCGATGGCTCTCCGGTATTTCGCTGAGCAGGAGGTAGATGTAGCGGTAATCGAGGTGGGTATGGGCGGCCGCCTGGATTCGACGAACATTATTGAGCCTATGCTGTCGGTCATTACCAATATCAGCATGGACCATATGCAATTTCTCGGCGATACGCCGGCCAAGATTGCCACGGAGAAAGCTGGTATCATCAAGAAAAACACGCCTGTGATTGTAAGTGAGCGCCAAACAGACGATATCACCCAGGTTTTTGAGAGTACTGCAGAGAGTAATGAAGCGCCGATCGCCTTCGGATCCGATCAATTTAGGGTTGAAAACATGGGGTTGAAGGAAGGTTTGATGCACCTGTCGGTCACAGATCAGGAAGGTACACAGTCATTACCCGACCTCCGGCTGGATCTTACAGGTGCTTATCAGCTGAAAAATATCAAGGGAGTATTATCGGCCATCAGGATATTACGGGAAAAAGGCTGGAATTTAACCAATGAAGCCATAGCGCAGGCACTTTCACAAACCGCAAAATTGACGGGGCTAAAAGGCAGGTGGCAGAAATTACAGGAAAATCCGGCCGTGTACTGCGATACTGCCCATAACGAAGCTGGTCTGGCCATCACGCTGAACCAATTTTCAACCATTGCTTGCCGGACCCGGCGTTTTGTCATTGGTTTTGTAGGTGATAAGGATGTGCGGTCCGTGTTGCCTTTGTTCCCAAAAGATGCTGCATATTACTTTTGCCAACCTTCTAACCTGCGGGCACTCGATGTCCGGACGTTACAGCAGCTCGCCGCAGATTGCGGCCTGAGAGGGACTGTGTACCCAAATGTCAACCTGGCCCTAAGTGCCGCATTGGATGATGCAGCAACAGACGATGCCATTTATGTCGGCGGCAGTACTTTTGTGGTGGCCGATATTGAAGAATTATAG
- the trmB gene encoding tRNA (guanosine(46)-N7)-methyltransferase TrmB — protein sequence MRRKLDHYKYSEEANNVIQAGKPLYQEVKGNWNRLYFKNEAPVIVELACGKGEYTVGLGAKFPNRNFIGMDIKGDRIARGSKLASDLNLSNVAFLRAGIQYSDEFFSDGELSEIWLIHPDPQQRDKEEKKRLTNPSFLTRYAQFLKKGGLFCLKTDSSFLYDYTLETLDTFKQLQIVEHTPDLYASHLLEDHHGVQTHYERIFTAKGHSIKYIKAQVI from the coding sequence ATGAGAAGAAAGTTAGACCATTACAAGTACAGCGAAGAAGCCAATAATGTTATCCAGGCGGGCAAACCCCTTTATCAGGAAGTAAAAGGTAACTGGAACCGGCTGTACTTCAAAAACGAAGCGCCGGTAATTGTAGAGCTGGCTTGTGGAAAAGGTGAATATACCGTGGGACTTGGTGCGAAGTTCCCCAACCGAAACTTTATCGGTATGGACATCAAAGGTGACCGCATCGCCCGGGGGAGTAAGCTGGCTTCAGATCTGAATCTTTCGAATGTAGCTTTTTTGAGGGCGGGTATCCAGTACTCGGATGAATTTTTTAGCGATGGTGAGCTTAGCGAGATATGGCTGATTCATCCTGATCCCCAGCAGCGAGATAAAGAAGAGAAAAAAAGGCTTACAAATCCTTCATTCCTTACCAGGTACGCACAATTCCTGAAAAAAGGCGGGCTTTTTTGTTTAAAAACAGACAGCAGTTTTTTGTACGACTATACGCTGGAAACACTAGATACCTTTAAGCAGCTGCAAATTGTGGAGCATACGCCAGACTTATACGCGTCGCATCTGCTGGAAGACCACCACGGTGTGCAAACCCATTATGAGCGCATCTTCACTGCCAAAGGACATTCCATTAAGTATATTAAAGCACAGGTGATATGA
- the gap gene encoding type I glyceraldehyde-3-phosphate dehydrogenase → MSNVKVAINGFGRIGRLVFRQIYNMEGIDIVAINDLTNPKVLSHLLKYDTAQGRFDADVKAGENSISVNGENIVIYAQRDPSQIPWGSHDVDVVLECTGFFTSQESASAHLKAGAKKVVISAPATGDLKTIVFNVNHNELDGSETIISGASCTTNCLAPMAQVLEEKFGIVNGLMTTIHAYTNDQNTQDAPHPKGDLRRARAAAQNIVPNSTGAAKAIGLVLPSLKGKLDGSAQRVPTLTGSLTELTAILGKETSVEEINAAMKAASNESYGYTEDEIVSSDIIGISYGSLFDATQTRVQKVGDTQIVRTVAWYDNEMSYVSQLVRTVYYFAGLINK, encoded by the coding sequence ATGTCTAACGTAAAAGTCGCAATTAACGGATTCGGTAGAATCGGACGCCTGGTATTCCGCCAGATCTATAATATGGAAGGTATCGATATCGTTGCCATCAACGATCTTACCAACCCTAAGGTGCTTTCCCATCTTCTTAAATATGATACGGCACAAGGCCGATTTGACGCAGACGTAAAAGCCGGTGAGAATTCAATTTCGGTAAACGGAGAAAATATTGTCATTTATGCACAACGTGACCCTTCTCAAATTCCCTGGGGATCGCACGATGTAGATGTGGTACTCGAATGTACCGGTTTTTTTACAAGCCAGGAATCAGCCAGTGCTCACTTGAAAGCCGGGGCTAAGAAAGTTGTTATCTCTGCACCAGCTACGGGCGACCTGAAAACAATCGTTTTCAACGTTAACCACAATGAGCTTGACGGTTCCGAAACAATTATCTCCGGTGCTTCATGTACTACTAACTGCCTTGCACCTATGGCACAGGTACTGGAAGAGAAATTCGGAATTGTAAACGGCCTGATGACAACCATCCACGCTTATACAAACGACCAGAATACGCAGGATGCACCGCACCCTAAAGGCGATTTGAGACGTGCAAGAGCTGCTGCTCAGAACATCGTTCCAAACAGCACCGGCGCGGCAAAAGCAATCGGACTTGTATTGCCTAGCCTGAAAGGTAAACTGGACGGATCGGCACAACGTGTACCAACACTGACCGGTTCATTAACTGAGCTTACTGCAATTCTTGGAAAAGAAACTTCCGTGGAGGAAATCAATGCGGCTATGAAAGCGGCTTCGAATGAAAGCTACGGATATACCGAAGACGAAATCGTAAGCAGCGACATCATCGGCATCAGCTACGGCTCACTCTTTGATGCTACGCAAACACGCGTTCAAAAAGTTGGAGATACACAGATTGTAAGAACTGTGGCTTGGTACGATAACGAAATGTCGTATGTGTCACAACTTGTTCGCACCGTGTACTATTTCGCCGGTTTGATCAACAAGTAA
- a CDS encoding 2,3,4,5-tetrahydropyridine-2,6-dicarboxylate N-succinyltransferase — MNLDQTIESFWNNRELLKEQDNIEFIKNIIEEVDKGRLRVAEPQEDGSWKVNQALKKAIILYFPIQQMQIAEVGIFQYHDKMKLKTGYDELGVRVVPPAVARYGAYISRGVVLMPSYVNIGAYIDEGTMVDTWATVGSCAQIGKNVHLSGGVGVGGVLEPVQASPVIIEDGAFIGSRCIVVEGAHIGKRAVLGAGVTITGSSKIIDVTGSEPIEYKGFVPADSVVIPGSLPKEFAAGTYHVPCALIIGKRKASTDLKTSLNDALRENQVAV; from the coding sequence ATGAATTTGGATCAAACGATTGAGTCTTTTTGGAATAACCGTGAACTTCTGAAAGAACAGGACAACATCGAGTTTATCAAGAACATCATTGAAGAAGTAGATAAGGGACGGCTGCGAGTTGCCGAACCTCAGGAAGACGGAAGCTGGAAAGTCAACCAGGCGCTAAAAAAAGCAATCATCCTTTATTTCCCAATCCAGCAAATGCAAATAGCAGAAGTTGGCATTTTTCAGTACCATGATAAAATGAAACTAAAAACCGGCTACGACGAATTAGGTGTTCGGGTAGTGCCGCCTGCAGTGGCCCGGTATGGTGCATACATTTCAAGAGGAGTTGTACTGATGCCTTCGTATGTGAACATTGGTGCCTATATAGATGAAGGAACAATGGTGGACACCTGGGCAACTGTCGGCAGCTGTGCACAGATTGGAAAGAACGTACATTTGAGTGGGGGCGTTGGAGTAGGAGGGGTACTCGAACCTGTGCAGGCTTCACCTGTTATTATAGAGGACGGTGCATTCATTGGCTCACGCTGTATTGTAGTGGAAGGTGCACACATTGGCAAACGTGCTGTTCTCGGAGCTGGGGTTACCATCACAGGCAGTTCGAAGATCATTGATGTTACAGGAAGCGAACCAATTGAATATAAAGGCTTTGTGCCTGCGGATTCCGTAGTGATCCCCGGATCTTTGCCCAAAGAATTTGCGGCGGGTACTTATCACGTTCCATGCGCACTGATCATTGGAAAGCGTAAAGCAAGTACCGATCTGAAAACATCATTGAATGATGCATTAAGAGAAAACCAGGTCGCAGTTTAA
- a CDS encoding helix-turn-helix transcriptional regulator → MELSDKIKLILSYKEISPSLFADEVGIQRSSMSHILSGRNKPSLEIVQKIIKRYPDLGVSWILDGEELSFTAPGTGENVSKQESREAAKVQTVSPAQPAVSRASELQKQPENEVADVKPKMVDKIIVFYSDGTFQELRS, encoded by the coding sequence ATGGAGCTAAGTGATAAGATTAAACTCATTCTTTCTTACAAGGAAATTTCACCTTCTCTCTTCGCAGATGAAGTAGGTATACAGCGATCAAGCATGTCGCATATTCTATCGGGCCGCAATAAGCCCAGCCTGGAAATTGTGCAGAAGATCATCAAGCGATATCCCGACCTTGGAGTAAGCTGGATCCTTGACGGAGAAGAACTTTCTTTTACAGCGCCCGGCACTGGTGAAAACGTCAGCAAACAAGAATCCCGGGAAGCTGCAAAAGTTCAAACCGTTTCGCCAGCGCAACCTGCCGTTTCCAGGGCCAGCGAGCTGCAAAAACAACCTGAGAATGAAGTTGCAGATGTAAAGCCAAAGATGGTCGATAAAATTATCGTGTTTTATTCGGACGGTACTTTCCAGGAGCTTAGGTCCTGA